Proteins encoded within one genomic window of Rhododendron vialii isolate Sample 1 chromosome 1a, ASM3025357v1:
- the LOC131308129 gene encoding GDSL esterase/lipase At4g01130 isoform X1: MDIRPWKHYSATFRRVMMVAWMLFMAISGGRRLCDCKCAFEAIFNFGDSNSDTGGFYAAFPAESLPYGMTYFRKPVGRATDGRLMIDFLAQAIGLPFLSPYLQSIGSDYKHGANFATLASTVLLPKTSLFVTGVSPFSLAIQLNQMKQFKSKVDESHTKGIFGKLPPPGIFGKSLYTFYIGQNDFTRNLASLGIEGVKQYLPQVVAQIAGTIKDLYVLGGRTFLVLNLAPVGCYPAFLVELPHNRSDLDAFGCMVSYNNAVVDYNNMLKAALTQTRQAIPDASVIYVDTHAVLLELFQHPIPHGLKYGTRACCGYGANAYNFDPKVYCGNTKVINGSTLTATACGDPYNYVSWDGIHATEAANKLTANAILNGSYFDPPFPLHQICDLQPLV; this comes from the exons ATGGACATTCGGCCATGGAAACACTACTCCGCCACATTCCGGCGAGTCATGATGGTGGCTTGGATGTTGTTTATGGCCATTTCAGGGGGGCGGAGGCTATGCGATTGCAAGTGTGCTTTCGAAGCTATTTTCAACTTTGGTGACTCGAATTCTGACACCGGCGGGTTTTACGCTGCTTTTCCAGCCGAGTCATTGCCTTATGGAATGACCTACTTCAGGAAACCGGTTGGCAGGGCTACTGATGGAAGGCTCATGATTGATTTCTTAG CTCAAGCGATAGGGTTGCCATTTTTGAGCCCATATTTGCAATCCATTGGGTCTGATTACAAACATGGAGCCAATTTTGCAACATTGGCATCTACGGTGCTGCTGCCCAAGACTTCCTTGTTTGTCACTGGGGTCAGCCCTTTTTCTCTGGCCATTCAGCTCAACCAAATGAAGCAATTCAAGTCCAAAGTTGATGAATCTCACACGAAAG GAATATTTGGGAAACTTCCACCACCAGGTATATTTGGGAAATCACTGTACACGTTTTACATTGGTCAGAATGACTTCACTCGAAACTTGGCTTCTCTTGGTATAGAAGGAGTTAAGCAGTATCTTCCTCAAGTGGTTGCCCAAATTGCAGGCACCATTAAG GATTTATACGTGCTAGGTGGGCGAACTTTCCTGGTACTTAATCTTGCTCCAGTGGGTTGTTACCCCGCGTTTCTGGTGGAGCTTCCACACAATAGATCCGACCTTGATGCCTTTGGGTGCATGGTTTCCTACAACAATGCAGTGGTGGACTATAACAACATGCTCAAGGCAGCCTTAACCCAAACTAGACAAGCAATCCCAGATGCTTCTGTCATATATGTGGACACTCATGCTGTGTTGTTAGAACTCTTCCAGCACCCCATACCACATG GGTTGAAGTATGGAACCAGAGCATGTTGTGGATATGGGGCTAATGCCTACAACTTTGACCCAAAGGTGTACTGTGGAAACACCAAGGTGATTAATGGGAGCACTCTCACAGCAACAGCTTGTGGTGACCCATACAACTATGTGAGTTGGGATGGAATACATGCCACTGAGGCTGCAAACAAACTCACTGCTAATGCAATTCTCAATGGCTCCTACTTTGATCCTCCCTTTCCACTCCACCAGATTTGCGACCTTCAACCTCTAGTGTAG
- the LOC131308129 gene encoding GDSL esterase/lipase At4g01130 isoform X2 codes for MDIRPWKHYSATFRRVMMVAWMLFMAISGGRRLCDCKCAFEAIFNFGDSNSDTGGFYAAFPAESLPYGMTYFRKPVGRATDGRLMIDFLAQAIGLPFLSPYLQSIGSDYKHGANFATLASTVLLPKTSLFVTGVSPFSLAIQLNQMKQFKSKVDESHTKGGRTFLVLNLAPVGCYPAFLVELPHNRSDLDAFGCMVSYNNAVVDYNNMLKAALTQTRQAIPDASVIYVDTHAVLLELFQHPIPHGLKYGTRACCGYGANAYNFDPKVYCGNTKVINGSTLTATACGDPYNYVSWDGIHATEAANKLTANAILNGSYFDPPFPLHQICDLQPLV; via the exons ATGGACATTCGGCCATGGAAACACTACTCCGCCACATTCCGGCGAGTCATGATGGTGGCTTGGATGTTGTTTATGGCCATTTCAGGGGGGCGGAGGCTATGCGATTGCAAGTGTGCTTTCGAAGCTATTTTCAACTTTGGTGACTCGAATTCTGACACCGGCGGGTTTTACGCTGCTTTTCCAGCCGAGTCATTGCCTTATGGAATGACCTACTTCAGGAAACCGGTTGGCAGGGCTACTGATGGAAGGCTCATGATTGATTTCTTAG CTCAAGCGATAGGGTTGCCATTTTTGAGCCCATATTTGCAATCCATTGGGTCTGATTACAAACATGGAGCCAATTTTGCAACATTGGCATCTACGGTGCTGCTGCCCAAGACTTCCTTGTTTGTCACTGGGGTCAGCCCTTTTTCTCTGGCCATTCAGCTCAACCAAATGAAGCAATTCAAGTCCAAAGTTGATGAATCTCACACGAAAG GTGGGCGAACTTTCCTGGTACTTAATCTTGCTCCAGTGGGTTGTTACCCCGCGTTTCTGGTGGAGCTTCCACACAATAGATCCGACCTTGATGCCTTTGGGTGCATGGTTTCCTACAACAATGCAGTGGTGGACTATAACAACATGCTCAAGGCAGCCTTAACCCAAACTAGACAAGCAATCCCAGATGCTTCTGTCATATATGTGGACACTCATGCTGTGTTGTTAGAACTCTTCCAGCACCCCATACCACATG GGTTGAAGTATGGAACCAGAGCATGTTGTGGATATGGGGCTAATGCCTACAACTTTGACCCAAAGGTGTACTGTGGAAACACCAAGGTGATTAATGGGAGCACTCTCACAGCAACAGCTTGTGGTGACCCATACAACTATGTGAGTTGGGATGGAATACATGCCACTGAGGCTGCAAACAAACTCACTGCTAATGCAATTCTCAATGGCTCCTACTTTGATCCTCCCTTTCCACTCCACCAGATTTGCGACCTTCAACCTCTAGTGTAG